In Candidatus Methylomirabilota bacterium, one DNA window encodes the following:
- a CDS encoding helix-turn-helix transcriptional regulator, protein MPPIRAGHTPRARAHRRAPRPRAARLSPFGTLLRQWRERRRLSQLGLAMEAEVSTRHLSFVETGRAQPSREMVLLLARALDVPARARNELLTAAGFAPIYRERGLEAPELADVRRALEFMLRQQEPFPALVLDGGWNIVLSNGGAQRLLSLYLAPAEIAALGPPNAMRLFYHPRGMRPYIVNWEPTAAALIQWLHRDVMRGVGEPETGRLLEELLSYPDVPRQWRVLDLDAARAPFLAVELVKGDVRLSFFSLLAGLGVPYDITLHELRVECFFPADQASETRLRRLAADKGA, encoded by the coding sequence ATGCCACCGATCCGCGCCGGCCACACGCCCCGCGCCCGCGCGCATCGCCGCGCCCCCCGGCCTCGCGCGGCGCGGCTGAGCCCCTTCGGCACGCTGCTTCGCCAGTGGCGGGAGCGCCGGCGGCTCAGCCAGCTCGGGCTCGCCATGGAGGCTGAGGTCTCGACGCGGCATCTCTCCTTCGTGGAGACCGGCCGCGCCCAGCCCAGCCGCGAGATGGTCCTGCTGCTCGCCCGCGCCCTCGACGTGCCGGCCCGGGCGCGCAACGAGCTGCTCACCGCGGCGGGCTTCGCCCCCATCTACCGCGAACGGGGGCTCGAGGCACCCGAGCTGGCCGACGTGCGCCGCGCCCTCGAGTTCATGCTGCGTCAGCAGGAGCCCTTCCCCGCGCTGGTCCTCGACGGCGGCTGGAACATCGTGCTCAGCAATGGCGGTGCCCAGCGGTTGCTGAGCCTCTACCTGGCCCCCGCGGAGATCGCCGCCCTCGGCCCGCCGAACGCGATGCGGCTCTTCTATCACCCGCGCGGGATGCGTCCCTACATCGTGAACTGGGAGCCCACCGCGGCCGCGCTCATCCAGTGGCTGCACCGCGACGTCATGCGGGGCGTGGGCGAGCCCGAGACGGGCCGGCTGCTGGAGGAGCTCCTCTCCTACCCCGATGTGCCGCGCCAGTGGCGCGTGCTCGATCTGGACGCGGCGCGGGCGCCCTTCCTCGCGGTGGAGCTGGTCAAGGGCGACGTGCGGCTCTCGTTCTTCTCGCTGCTCGCCGGGCTGGGCGTGCCATACGACATCACGCTCCACGAGCTGCGGGTGGAGTGCTTCTTCCCCGCGGATCAGGCGAGCGAGACGCGGCTACGCCGGCTCGCCGCGGACAAGGGCGCGTAG